One window of Microcoleus vaginatus PCC 9802 genomic DNA carries:
- a CDS encoding ferredoxin--nitrite reductase gives MKVGDRVCIKNSVVVYHHPENRSQPFDIKGMEGEVVAIVHEWHGRPVSANWPILVQFDKKFRAHLKEDEVELISSEV, from the coding sequence ATGAAAGTTGGCGATCGCGTTTGCATTAAAAACTCTGTTGTTGTCTACCACCATCCTGAAAATCGCAGTCAACCATTTGATATTAAGGGTATGGAAGGAGAAGTCGTGGCGATCGTTCACGAATGGCACGGCCGACCTGTCAGTGCTAATTGGCCGATTCTAGTACAATTTGACAAAAAATTTCGAGCTCACCTGAAAGAGGATGAGGTCGAATTGATATCTTCGGAAGTCTAG